A DNA window from Luteolibacter luteus contains the following coding sequences:
- a CDS encoding type II secretion system F family protein gives MAFSAAQKHLFYTEIAKLLEAGFGIREAAATMLDHRLPAAQAGLLREMDRDLEAGQSITEAFAKNRNVISDLERSIVGAGERGGRLAPAFQHLADYFGMLATARRDALQAMIYPLVMLHLGLFISYIPQLFSGAKTGVQVLGEFAVTLFIVYAVVFVAWLGVRAVLASGTSNPTVDAMLNRIPLVGSARRYMAMARFTKVYHTCLLAGLSMQETVETSAQASRSGSIIAASHKMQEVLKERGPLGPVFVSSGAFPAAFARSYATAEESGSLDKDFARWSKVFQDDAARSTKTVSSALPKLFYFLILIFMAYKIISFYSESYLGPIRELEEQYNN, from the coding sequence ATGGCTTTTTCCGCTGCCCAAAAGCACCTCTTCTACACCGAGATCGCAAAGCTCCTCGAAGCCGGTTTCGGCATCCGGGAAGCCGCAGCCACCATGCTGGATCACCGGCTGCCAGCGGCTCAAGCAGGGCTGCTCCGGGAGATGGACCGGGACTTGGAGGCAGGCCAATCGATCACCGAGGCTTTCGCAAAGAACCGCAACGTCATCTCCGATCTTGAGCGCAGCATCGTGGGCGCAGGAGAACGGGGCGGGCGCCTGGCTCCGGCCTTCCAGCATCTGGCGGATTATTTCGGGATGCTGGCCACAGCGCGCCGGGATGCGCTACAGGCCATGATCTACCCGCTGGTGATGCTGCACCTCGGCCTCTTCATCTCCTATATCCCGCAGCTCTTCAGCGGGGCGAAAACCGGAGTTCAGGTGCTGGGAGAATTCGCGGTCACGCTTTTCATCGTCTACGCCGTGGTCTTCGTCGCCTGGCTCGGCGTGCGGGCAGTGCTCGCCAGCGGCACCAGCAATCCGACGGTCGATGCGATGCTAAACCGGATCCCGTTGGTAGGCAGCGCGCGCCGCTACATGGCGATGGCGCGCTTCACGAAAGTCTATCATACCTGCCTGCTGGCAGGGCTCTCGATGCAAGAGACCGTAGAGACCTCGGCACAAGCCTCGCGGAGCGGCTCGATCATCGCGGCCTCTCACAAGATGCAAGAGGTGCTGAAGGAACGCGGCCCACTGGGTCCCGTGTTTGTTTCCAGCGGTGCCTTCCCCGCCGCCTTTGCCCGCTCCTATGCCACGGCCGAGGAATCGGGCAGCCTCGACAAGGACTTCGCCCGCTGGTCGAAGGTCTTCCAAGATGACGCCGCACGCTCCACGAAGACCGTCTCCAGCGCCCTGCCGAAGCTCTTCTACTTCCTGATCCTGATCTTCATGGCCTACAAGATCATCTCCTTCTACAGCGAGAGCTACTTGGGACCGATCCGTGAATTGGAAGAGCAGTACAACAACTAG